A genomic segment from Torulaspora delbrueckii CBS 1146 chromosome 3, complete genome encodes:
- the SLP1 gene encoding Slp1p (similar to Saccharomyces cerevisiae SLP1 (YOR154W); ancestral locus Anc_1.77), which yields MQVIEPSRCASVNEEEKNELNNTFISFDEWRVAKLSEEIPDKRIRSKESIETTEGETIGEDLEVEIGFFASMEDSNVSDHEEMDGEAHKHRFNFASLDCAATIVKTNPEASGASSILNENKDKYLLNPCSVPNKFVITELCQDILVEEVAIANYEFFSSTFNKLRFSVSDRYPVAKNGWTVLGEFNAENSRDLQVFSIQNPQIWARYLRIEILSHHGNEYYCPISLLRVHGKTMMDEFKMDHSKVTVAKTESQDIPQEEIPRDVTSEGVEDTDQCDMWPSIDEGNITSPPRNDFMQRCKCRLKPLKFEEFLRDLNETFCPAPSHQNIPTSSVSAVSTEESIFKNIMKRLTSLEANTSLSVLYMEEQSKLLSNSFDNLERAQANKFDNLVSMFNDTLMDNLNVLRVFANQLKDQSIRIIEEQKLHNDQFTTQYVLRTEQLEKELKVQRNLVYTIIFVSLLILFYQLHSREPELDEFIKKEQTFTSFESMEDSDPSTCASFPVSPISISGSSVASD from the coding sequence ATGCAGGTAATAGAGCCCTCTCGCTGTGCATCCGTTAACgaagaggagaagaacGAGCTTAACAATACATTTAtttcttttgatgaatggaGAGTCGCTAAACTGAGCGAAGAGATACCTGATAAGCGGATACGATCTAAAGAAAGTATAGAAACGACTGAAGGAGAAACTATAGGAGAAGATCTAGAGGTGGAGATTGGATTTTTCGCAAGCATGGAGGATTCAAACGTTTCAGATCACGAAGAAATGGATGGAGAGGCCCATAAACACAGATTCAATTTTGCCTCACTAGACTGTGCTGCAACGATTGTCAAGACAAATCCAGAGGCATCGGGTGCATCGTctattttgaatgaaaatAAGGACAAGTATTTACTAAACCCTTGTTCTGTGCCTAATAAGTTCGTCATCACCGAGTTGTGTCAGGATATACTAGTAGAAGAGGTTGCCATTGCAAATTatgaatttttctcatCTACGTTTAACAAGCTAAGATTCTCTGTATCAGATCGATATCCGGTAGCCAAAAATGGTTGGAcagttcttggagaattCAATGCGGAAAACTCTCGGGATCTGCAGGTGTTTTCCATACAGAACCCTCAGATTTGGGCGAGATATCTTCGAATTGAGATTTTATCGCATCACGGCAATGAGTACTATTGTCCGATATCACTTTTGAGAGTCCATGGGAAGACAATGATGGATGAGTTCAAGATGGATCATTCCAAAGTGACAGTGGCGAAGACTGAGAGTCAAGATATTCCTCAAGAGGAAATACCACGAGATGTTACAAGCGAGGGAGTAGAAGATACAGACCAATGTGATATGTGGCcctcaattgatgaaggaaaTATTACATCGCCTCCAAGAAATGACTTTATGCAGAGATGCAAATGCAGATTAAAGCCGCtcaagtttgaagagttcttaAGAGACTTGAATGAGACATTCTGTCCTGCCCCATCACACCAAAACATACCAACTTCATCTGTTTCCGCTGTCTCAACGGAGGAatcaattttcaaaaacatAATGAAGAGACTAACCAGTCTGGAAGCTAACACAAGCTTGAGTGTTCTATATATGGAAGAGCAGAGCAAGTTACTATCGaattcttttgataatCTAGAGAGGGCACAGGCAAATAAATTTGACAACTTAGTTTCTATGTTCAATGATACCTTGATGGATAATTTGAATGTTTTGAGAGTTTTTGCCAACCAGCTAAAGGATCAATCGATAAGAATAATTGAGGAACAAAAATTGCACAACGATCAGTTTACGACGCAGTATGTTCTAAGAACCGAacaattggagaaagagCTTAAAGTACAAAGAAACCTTGTTTACACGATTATCTTTGTGTCGCTGTTAATCTTATTTTACCAACTTCACAGTCGAGAACCAGAGCTTGAtgagttcatcaaaaaagaACAAACTTTTACAAGCTTTGAATCCATGGAAGATTCCGATCCAAGTACATGTGCGAGCTTCCCTGTGTCGCCAATATCGATATCTGGCTCATCGGTAGCTTCCGATTGA